The following are encoded in a window of Thermodesulfobacterium geofontis OPF15 genomic DNA:
- a CDS encoding vitamin K epoxide reductase family protein — MTPKAKESKKTKILFFLFSITGVILIISEIYLNLQQKTLCQSEGCFLVHIFDTYNLLNYIGALLFFCLVIISFLDILEIKLTQLLNLRTYILALAVIVEGYFIGFQKWILNEYCSYCLTVASLIFLCFLLDYKLPLKEKSLFLSNEISKNTSIYKIAFLGSLSLFLATFLVKIPLKPLEFNSPVLIYKKDCPHCEEVKKFAKEHNISLKLYDVKGALPLIRLLKYNNVPILIYKEKDKTLIIEGEENIKNWLKEKYRIEEKESFEKEYKKSESTEIKKIKKEESPIKIESENLPIGNNSSQGACIIDQQESCK, encoded by the coding sequence AAAAGCTAAAGAATCAAAAAAGACAAAAATTCTGTTCTTTCTTTTTAGCATAACAGGAGTAATTTTAATAATTTCAGAAATTTACCTAAACCTTCAACAAAAAACTTTATGTCAAAGTGAAGGTTGTTTTTTAGTTCACATTTTTGATACCTACAATCTTTTAAATTATATAGGGGCTTTGCTCTTTTTTTGTTTAGTTATAATTTCTTTTCTTGATATTTTAGAAATAAAATTAACACAACTTTTAAATCTAAGAACTTATATACTTGCTTTAGCGGTAATAGTTGAAGGATATTTTATAGGTTTTCAAAAATGGATTTTAAATGAATATTGTTCCTATTGTTTGACTGTAGCTAGCCTTATTTTTTTATGTTTTCTTTTAGATTATAAACTTCCTTTAAAGGAAAAATCTTTATTTTTAAGTAATGAAATTTCTAAAAATACCTCTATTTATAAAATAGCTTTTTTAGGTTCTCTTTCTCTCTTTTTAGCTACTTTTTTGGTGAAAATTCCTTTAAAGCCTTTAGAATTTAATTCTCCAGTTCTTATTTATAAAAAGGATTGCCCTCATTGTGAAGAAGTAAAAAAATTTGCTAAGGAGCATAATATTTCTTTGAAACTTTATGATGTTAAGGGAGCTTTACCTTTAATAAGATTACTAAAGTATAATAATGTACCTATTCTCATTTATAAAGAAAAGGATAAAACTTTGATAATTGAGGGCGAAGAGAATATTAAAAATTGGCTTAAAGAAAAATATAGAATAGAGGAAAAAGAAAGCTTTGAAAAGGAGTATAAAAAGTCTGAAAGTACCGAAATAAAAAAAATAAAAAAAGAGGAATCTCCAATTAAAATTGAAAGCGAAAATCTTCCTATAGGAAACAACTCTTCTCAAGGAGCTTGTATTATAGATCAGCAGGAATCTTGTAAATAA